Proteins from a single region of Chanodichthys erythropterus isolate Z2021 chromosome 13, ASM2448905v1, whole genome shotgun sequence:
- the isca1 gene encoding iron-sulfur cluster assembly 1 homolog, mitochondrial, with translation MSASIARATVRAVSRRKILPTRAALTLTPSAVNKVKQLLQNKPEYIGLKVGVRTRGCNGLTYTLDYTKERDKSDEEVLQDGVRVFIEKKAQLTLLGTEMDFVESKLSSEFVFNNPNIKGTCGCGESFNM, from the exons ATGTCAGCCTCCATAGCACGGGCGACAGTAAGGGCGGTCAGCAGACGGAAAATACTGCCAACAAGAGCCGCTTTAACGCTG acGCCTTCAGCTGTGAATAAAGTCAAACAGCTTTTACAGAATAAACCAGAATAT ATTGGCCTGAAGGTTGGTGTTCGAACCAGAGGTTGCAATGGCCTCACGTATACTCTTGACTATACTAAAGAGAGAGACAAATCAGATGAGGAGGTGCTGCAAGATG GCGTGAGAGTGTTCATCGAGAAGAAGGCTCAGCTGACGCTGCTCGGCACAGAGATGGATTTTGTCGAATCGAAACTTTCCAGCGAGTTTGTGTTCAACAATCCCAACATCAAAGGGACGTGTGGTTGTGGGGAAAGCTTCAACATGTGA